CTCGGCGTCCACCACCTACACCGCACCGTTCCTCGTCTCCGGCGAGGGCACCAACACGATCCAGTACGCCTCCACCGACGGGGCCGGCAACGTGGAGGCCACCAAGACCGCACTGGTGCGCATCGACCGCGTCGCACCGACGGTGGGCGACAACGCCCCCGTCGGCTGGACCAACACCTTCCCGACGATCCTGCTGTCCTCGGCTGACTCCGGCTCGGGCACGGCGAGCATGCTCTACAGCACCGACCTGTCCGACCCGAGCCGGCCCTACACGCCGGCCGGCGTCGTGCCGTCCAGTGAGGGCACGACCACGCTGCGCTACAAGGCCATCGACGCGGTGGGCAATGTCTCGGCGACCGCCAGCGCCACCGTGCTCGTCGACCGGACGCCGCCAGTGACGAGCGACGACGCGACGTCTGGCTGGGTCACGGGGGCAAGAGGGCTTCACCTCAGGGCCAGCGATGCGCTCTCCGGCGTCGCCTTTACTGAGTGCTCTATCGACGGCGCACCGTTGACCACACAAGTCGGGCCTGTCTTTGTAGCCGGCGACGGTGCCCACAACGTGCGCTACCGGTCGACAGACGTTGCAGACAATGTCGAGCAGCTGCGCTCGACACAGGTGTATATCGACTCCACCCCGCCGAGCAGCTCGTGCAATGCGAGCGCGACATATACCACGACTGCGACGATCTCCATAGTGTCCACCGACGCGCTCTCAGGCGTCGCCAAGACCGAGTATGCACTCGACGATCAGGCATGGACTACCGGCTCAACGCTTACCACGAGTGCATTCGGCTCTCACATCCTGCACTACCGCGCGGTCGATGTGGCTGGCAACGTAGAGGCCACTGAGGCTGCTTCGTTCGCCATCTACACGACGAAGCGCTTCGAGAACACTGACCCTGGAATCACTTATCAGGGCGGTTGGACGACCAACCTGAGCAGCTCGCGGTCCGGTGGAGACTGGGCCTACACAAACATCGCTGGAACGTCGGCCTACATGACCTTCCGCGGCACGGCGATTCAACTCATCTCCTCCATAGGCTCCGGCTTCGGCATCGCAAAGGTGACGCTCGACGGAACCAACTCGACGCTGGTCGACTTCTACTCGCCCACCTCGAAGCATCAGCAAGTGTGCTGGACCGCGACCAAGCTGGCTGAGCGCAACCACACGCTCAAGATCGAGTGGACCGGTACGCACAACGCCGCCTCGACCAGCCCGGCGTTCGGCATCGATGCCTTCGATATCACGGGCTTGCCCGTCCCAGATGTGACCCCGCCAGTCACGACGTCTGACGCGAGCGGCGCGTGGCGCTCGACTCCCGCGACTGTGACACTCACCGCAACGGACACTGACACCTTCGTGCGCTCGACTCGCTACAGCATCAACGGATCGGCCGGCACTACCTACACGGCCCCATTCGCGGTCAGCAGTGAGGGCACCACCACAATCCAGTACGCATCAACTGACGGGGCTGGCAACGTCGAAGCGACGAAGACGGCTCTGGTTCGGATCGACCGCGTCGCGCCGGTCAGCTCTGTAGACGCCACCTCTGGATACGTCACCACGGCCACCATCAACATCACTCCGGTCGATGCTGGTTCGGGTACGGCCGCGTCGCAGTACAGCCTGGACGGATCGTCGTGGACCACGGGGTCTGTCGTGACCACCACCACGTCCGGAAGCCACACGCTGAACTACCGATCCATCGACAACCTTGGAAACACGGAGGCCACAAAGACCGCGGCATTTACCGTCTACTCAGTCTCTCGCTTTGAAAACACCGACCCGCGCATTTACTACCAAGGTGCCTGGTCCATCAACAGCAGCACGCTTAGGTCAGGCGGCGACTGGGCTTTCACCAACCTGTCTGGCACAGCTACGTACATGACGTTCCACGGAATGTCAGCATCACTGATCTCGTCCAAGGGCCCGGCGTATGGCATCGCCCGCGTTACTCTCGATAGCGCCGAGACCACGATGGTCGACTTCTACTCGTCCACGTCGAAGCATCAGCAAGTGGTGTGGGACTCGGGCATGCTGCAGAACGGTGATCACACGATCAAGGTCGAGTGGACGGGAACGCAGAATGTCCTATCATCGCGGCCGGACTTCGGCATCGACGCGTTCGACATCGCTGGCGCGCCCGTAGCCCACACGACTCCACCTGTCACCACGGCAACCTATCAGACGGCATGGCAGAAAGCTCCCGCAATCCTCAGCCTCAGCGCCACGGACACAGGCAACTTCGTGAGGGGCATCCGGTACGGAATCAACGGCAGCATCAACACCACCTATACGGCGCCTCTGTCCTTCACCGCCGACGGCCAGTACAACGTGTACTTCCGCGCCACCGACGGCGCTGGCAACGTTGAAGCCACCAAGACCGCGCTGGTGCGCGTCGACAACACACCCCCAGTAACGTCGACCAACGCCACAGGCGTCTTCAATGCCGTCGCACCGATTACGCTCACTGCCTCTGACAGCGCCTCCGGTGTGTCGTCGACCTCGTACTCCCTCGATGGCGGAGGCTGGAAGACCGGGACATCGCTCAGCGTCAACACCACAGGCACCCACACGCTTGCATACGCATCTGTCGACAAAGCGGGCAATGCCGAAGCGACCAAAACCGCCTCCTTCACGGTGGCCAGTCTCACACGCATTGAGAACACCGACCCCACCATAGTGTTCGTCGGCAGTTGGACAACGGCTCTCAGTTCGCTGCGCTCCGGAGGGAGCTGGGCGTACACGACTACCAACGGTTCCACTGCGACGCTGAAGTTCAGCGGCACATCCGTCGTTCTAATCACGACCACCGGCTCCTCATGGGGAATCGCAAGCATCACCGTCGACGGTGGAACGCCGTACCAGGTGGACCTGTACACAACGGCCAGCGCGCATCAGAAGGCGGTGTGGAGTCTCGTTGGTCTGACCAACGGTCCCCACACGGTCACTGTCGCCCAATCCGGGCTGAAGAATCCGCTCTCGTCCGGATACGGCATCGGAGTTGACGCGTTCGACATCTCCGGAACCACCTTGGCGCCCTAGCGGTCGCACCTGCCGACAGCGAAAAGCGAGACGCCCGCGAATCCTCGCGGGCGTCTCGTGTGTGCCATGTGGCTACGGCCTAGCCAGACGTCGCCGCCGCATACGCCGGGTCGGCCATCATCTCGCGCATCCAAGCGATCTCGCTCGCCACTCCTTCGCGCAACTGAACCATCGGTTCGTAGCCGAGCTCCTCGCGCGCACGGTCGAGCGAACCCCACGTGTCAGCCACATCGCCCGACTGCGATCCCGTGAACTTCAACTCCAGCGGCGAGCCGAGCTCCTCTCCTATCACGCCAAGTGTTTCGAGAAGTGTCACCCGATGACCTCCTGCAAGGTTGAAGAGAGTGCCTGACTTCGACTCTCCGGCGGCGATCAGCCCCTCGACAATGTCGCCCACAAACGTGAAGTCGCGCGTCTGGGTTCCGTCTCCGTACACGCCAATGGGCCTCCCCTCCAAACCCGCCTTGATAAAGCGGTGGAAGCCCATGTCCGGGCGTTGGCGTGGCCCGAAGACGGTGAAGAACCTCACCGAGACTGCCGGTAGTCCGAAATTCTCCCAGTACAGGTGACAAAGGTGCTCGGCAGCCAGCTTGGTTACGCCGTACGGCGAGAACGGCTGGCAGCGCGACTCCTCGCGCATCGGCAGGTCCAGCGTGTTGCCGTAGACGGACGAACTTGATGCGTACACCACCCGCTGCAGCTCCGCCTCTCGGCACGCCTCAAGAAGAAGCTGTGTCGCGTTGACGTTGTTCTCCGTGTACGTCCTGAACTCCGAGCCCCAGCTAGCACGGACGCCCGCTTGCGCCGCCAGGTGGAAGACGACATCGGCGCGTGCGAGTTCGCGCCTAATCAACTCGTTATCAGCGCCGCCCTCAAGATCCAGTAGAGAGATCTCGTGCAGCGTGTAGCCGGGGTTGCCCTGGGCCTGTACCACATTACGATTCTTGAAGAATCGCGGGTAGTAGTCCTCGAACGAGTCGATGCCAATCACGCGCCATCCTCGCTCCAGCAACGTGTCAGCGAGAGTCGATCCGATGAAACCGGCGGCGCCGGTGATGAAGGCTGTCTTCGTCATCCGAGTCCCTCCTTCGTGTTTGCGTCTGCCGTGTGTGTGCGAGCGGTCCGCTGGGCGACAGCTTCACGAGCCGCGAGCACTGCGAACCGGGAATTCCCGACGATGTAGCGCGAAGCGAGTCGGCGCGGCTCCTGAATCAGCCGGAAGAACCATTCGAGACCGCTTCTCTGCATCCAGATTGGGGCGCGCGGTGTCATTCCCGAGAGAACGTCGAAGCTGCCTCCCACTCCCATCGCAAAGACACGCCCCATCTCGGCAAGATGATCGCGCAAGAGAAGCTCCTTGCGGGGACTCGATATGCCGACGAACAGAACTCGCGCGCCTGACTGTGCAATTGCATCGGCAACCGCGGCGTCGTCTGTGAAGTAGCCGTTCCGATGTCCTGCGATTGTCAGCTTCGGGTAGCGCTCCTGGACTACGGTCACGAACCTTGTCAGAACGTCGTCGGTGGCTCCGAGAAAGTACACCGGCCACCCGGATTCCTCGCACACGCCGAGCAATGCCTGCATCAGATCGATGCCGGCAACCCGCTCTGGGACGGCAAGACCCGCTAGCCGACCGGCCCAGACTATCGACTGCCCGTCTGCGTGAATCACCTCGCAGCCAGCGACTGCGTCGCGCAGCTGTGGCTGGTCCTGCATCATGACGACCTTGCCGGCGTTGATCACGACGTGCTGGACGGGTCGCCGCTCGGCGATCAGCGCCGTGCAGTGCTCGACCGCCTGCGGAAACGTCTCAAGGTCAATGGGTACTCCGAAGAGCAATGATCGCTCGGTCAAGATGAACTCGCGTTTCTCATCAGATGGGCCTCAAGTGGCGGAAGCACGCCAGCTTCCGCCAACACAAGCGAGGAAAGTCCCAGCGCCCAATGCGCCTCGCCCCATCTTAGGAAGTGGCGCTTCCCGCCGATCAAGACGCCCGTCTGGTAACGCGTCTCGCCGGTGACATGGTCGCACAGATTGGTCTCGGACCAGAGCGCGACCCTGCCTGCAAGGCCGCCTGTATCAATGCCGACGGCCGTCATCCGAGCCGCCACATCGACCGCAGTCGCCGCACTGTGGATGTCGTATGGACGGTGGTGCTCGCGATGGTAGTAGGGCGTACCGTCCGCGCCGAAGAACTCGGCCGACCAGGTCCTGACACCTCTCTGGACAATCGTTCTGAGCTTCTCATCCCCAGTGGCAAGCCACAGGAGCATCACGCCATCCAATGGATACGCGGTGTGGAAGTTGTCCACCCACTCCAGACCATCTACTTGGCCGTAGGCCCAGAGTCCGTCGGCGCGCACCGCCTCCAGTGATACGGAGGCGCAGTGTAGTGCCTCGGCCACCCACTCATCCCTACCCGTGATGCGCCCAACCGAGGCCACAACTCCGGCGGCGAGCAGGTTCGCATTGTGGATGAGCGCCGAGGAACCTGGCGCGTACTGGAAGTAGTCACCAGTCGTGTTCGATACCCGCAGGTTTTCGAGCATGTACCTCGCGCCTTTGGTCGCCTCATCGAGCAGCGACTCATCCTCGGTCGCCAGACCAGCCTCGGCCAAGCCTCTCGTCACGAAGAGCGTAGCGATGATATTTGCCGAACCCTGAGGGTAGAACGCCCAGCGGGTCTGCACGTCGAACTCGTAGCCCCAACCACCGCTGGGATCGCGCGCAAGCGCCCGATCGCTCAGCAGGTCGTCTGCCGCTGCACGCACACCCGTGTTGTCTACGATATTTGCGCAGCGCAGCCGCGCGATGGCGCTCAGCCTGCATCCGAGTGTCTTGGCCATGCGGAATGGCTTGATTCCCAGAGGTGCAGACAGCGGGAGCAACCCCCTCTTTCTGAGCTGCACACAGAGTTGACGTGCACGAGCGTTCTTTCCGGCCGCCGCGCGAAGCCAGGGCGATCTCATCGCGTCGAACGGATCGTATCCGGGCCGCGCCAGCCGGGCGGCCGAGAGTGCGGCCTGGTCTGCCCAGGAACGACGCTCGTGCGATCTGTCAGCACCGAGTGCGCGTCGCGCCTCCGGATACAAGATCGCCGGCAACACAGCGCCCTCTGTTGCCTCGATCGATCTACCGACGAACTCGCGCTCGGCGGCAAGCAGAGCAAGCTTGCGGCCCATCCGCGCGCTCCGGGACACGCCGGCAACGAGACCGACGAGTTCCAGGATGCCAAGCTGCAACGACGCACCGACCCTCGCAACCTTGCTTGCGGTCCTCTCAGAGCGCCAGAGCGCGACGTACTGCACCCACGAAAGCCACGCCGCCGACAGAGCGATCGCGCTCGCATCGGTGGCGCTGCTCGACGTGCTGCTATCGTGAATGATGGCTAGGGCCGCGGTCGGTCGCACCGGAAACCCTCGCAGTAGGTACCGGCGGCTGAGATCCTGGTCTTCGTAGTAGAGGAAGTAGCGCTCGTCGAACCCACCGGCGCTGAGGAACTCCGACTTCTGGACAATCAGCGCCGCGCCCGAGACCCAGCCCTCTTGGCCGGACTGAACCGAACGCTGACGCGGGCGAAACCAGCGTGGCGTGACGTTGCCGACAGTGTGCTTTGCCAACTCTGGCAGCAAACGGCTGAAGGGTCGCACTACGCAGTGGCGCCCACCGTCGACGCCAACAAACACGGGTGCCACGATCCCCAGTGGCTCACAGCGAAGCGTCTCCTCCAGGTCCGCGCGCCCGCAACTGTCAACACGAGCGTCAGGATTCAGGAACAGGAGCGATTCATTCGTCGCGTGACGTGCGCCCAGATTGCAGGCGGCACCGAAGCCGATATTGCCCTGTCCGCTGATTGTGGTCACGGATGCCGACCGTGCGATCGTTAGGAGTTGGTCTTCCGACTTCTCCGACCCGTTGTCCACGACGATGACCTGGGCGTCGGGCAGCGCCTTGGAGACACTCGCCAAGCAGTCGCCAATCACTCTATCGGAGTGATAGGCGACCACAACCACTGAGAGTTGTATCGGGTCGACGCCGGCGTGCGCTATGGGGTCGGACATGAGAGCTCCTCGATCAAGTCCTCGTACGCCGAGACCATTGTCTCGACAGAGAACCGCGAAAGAGCGCGAGCGCGGCCCGCAAGCCCCATGCGACGGCGAAGTTCACGGTCACTGGCTAGACGAACAAGCGCCTCAGCCACCGCATGAACGTCGCCTGTCGGCACCAGAAGTCCGGTCTCCTGGTCAACAACGATCTCCTCGGTCCCGCCGGACCTGGTAGCCACGACTGGAAGGCCGCACCCCATGGCCTCGACGGCGACGAGGGAGAATGACTCACTGCCCGAGGTGGATGCAAGAATGTCTGGACTGCGCAGCAGTGCGGCCACTTCGTCTTGCTCTCCGAGAAACCGGACTCGCTCCGCAAGGCCAAGCTGCGCCACAAGCGCCTTCACGGCGTCAGAAGTCTCCCCCGCGCCCACAAACGTCGCATCCAGGTTGGCTCCGCGGCCCACAGCTTCCGCCAGCGCCTCAACCAAAACATCGTAGCGCTTCACCGGACGGAACCCCCCAACCGCGACAACATGCACCGACCCACGTTCGTCCGTAGCCGCACTGACAGTCTCCTTGGGCGAGAACAGGTTCAGATTCACGCCGTTCGGAATCAGCCGCATCCCGTCCACTGGAACTCCTGCCGCCAGCAGTCGCCCCTGCTGCGATTGGCTGACGCAGATCCAGACGTCGGTCGTTGAGTCCACGAGGCGATTCAGCCGGTTGTGCAGCCATCTCTTGGGGCTTCTCGCCGAGAACTCGTTCGAGTGCACCGCCTGAGCAATAACCCGGACGCCGGCGCGTCGAGCTGCGAGTCGGCCAACGACTCCCGCCGCGGTGCGCCCGTACTGGACCACGATGTTCGGTGCGAACTCTTGCAAAGCGTCGCCGAGCACACCTACAGCCCGAAGGTCACTGCCGCCGTGCCACAGACCGCTCTCGACCCTGACATCCGGGGGGACCAGGGGCAGGAGAGTGCCACTGCCCATGACAAACAACCCTACTTCGAATCGGTCGCGGTCTAACTTCTCCAGCAGAGTCAGCAACTGACGCTCGGCGCCACCCACGTTAAACGAGGCGATTATGAAGGCGACCCTGTTCACGTGGTCGCACCAGACTCGGAGGTCGCGAAGCGGGCGCCGAACGGCTCGTCGCACATGCTCTCAACGGCCGAGAGATACCTCGGGGCCGCAGCCTCTGGGCTGAAGCCCGCCACAACCGCTCGATTCGCTGTGCTCATTGCCGAGACCATTCCGTGGTCATTGACTAGTCGCTGGATCGCGGCCGCCACGGCAGACGAGTCCTTGGGAGGAACGAAGAGAGCGTTCTTCTCCTCCCCCAAGTGATCCCGTGCGCCCCTCTGCGGTGTAGTGATGACGGGAAGGCCGAACGACATTGCCTCAGAGAGGACTGTCGGGAAGCCCTCCGCCCAGTACGTCGGCAACACGAGGCACTGGGAACGAAGGTACACCTGCGCTAGCTTCTCGCGATTGAGCTGCCCGGCAAACTCGACGTCCCGTTCGACTCCGAGCTCGCGAGCACGGGTTCGAAGCCTGTCCTCGTCAGGCCCCGAGCCCACGATGCACAGCGTCGCCGAGACCCGATCGCGAAGCTGGGCAACCGCCTCGAGCGCCTCGTAGGCTCCCTTTTCCGGTATCAGGCGTCCCACGTAGACCAGAGCAATCCCGTCGCGTAGCTCGGCAGCCACTTCACGGCCAGCCGAGGCCTCGGCTTCGGGCCAAACGGCGAACGCGTTGTCGACCACGGCGACCCGGGTCCTAGGGAAGAACTCCTCCCACTTCGCGCGTTCATCGTTGGAAAGCAGCAACACGCCATCAACAAGCCGAGCAAGCACCGACGTCGCGTTCCCGAAGGTCGTGCCGGGAATCGCGCGCTCAATCTGGCTGCCGTGGAACTGAACGATGATGTTGGCTGCGCGTCGCCGGGCGCGCCACACTAGCGGTATATCCCGAGCCAAGGTCTTCCAGTCGTGGGCAGTCCTCACGACCAAGACTTCGGGCTCTTGCTGTGAAAGGTGCCGTAGGATCGCCCCTGTGTCGGCAAACCGTCCGCTCACCTTCTTGAGGAGCGACTCGCCGTCGGCGTGTCTCCCCCAACCCAGGATGGCGGTCTCGACGCCGGCCTTACGGAACTGCTCGGCAAGCAGCTCGGTATGGCCACGTATCGGGCCGGGCACCCCTGTGTGCGGCGCTGCAAACAGCAGCCTGGGAGCTGTCACGTTGAGGGGCTCCCCTGCATCTCGTCGGTCACAAACCCTTCGCTGCGGACTCGGCATAGAAGCCCTACCGCGCACGCTATCGCCATCAATCCTGGAAGCGTGGAGAAGTAGCCGAGGGTGGGGGCGGACACCAATCCGACCACGCAGATTCCCAAACAGCTCCACCCCACGACACGTACGACCGACTCAGGCCTGCGCATGGCCCGCACCGCCCCGACCCCAGCCAGCAAGCCAATGAGCAGCAGAGGCACCAGACCGAGCAGCCCGATGGGCAGCAGCACCGAGAGGATGCCCACGTCGGAGTTCCGAATCGTGCCGTCTGGGAGCCCAGCGAACCAGTGGTATTCGGGATGCTGCAATCCAATGCCAAGAATCCAGTTGTTGCCAAGCACGCGGAGCATCTCGGCGTACACAACAAGCCGGTATCCGACGTTACCGCCTGCCGCAGAAACGTCACTCGCCGCCGACGCGATGCGGCTCTGCACCGACACCCAAATGGAACTTCGGGAGAGCGAAGAGAAAGAGAGAGCGTAGCCGCCGACGACTAGCGCCGAGACTCCCACGAGAGCATTCCCGGTGCGCCCGACGCCCCACTTCACGGAGCCGGTCGCGAACGCGGCAATGCACCCGACGACCAGCGCCACACTGAGCGCCAAGTAGTTTGCGCGGGTGAGCTGCAGAATCTGCTCGAGCCCGATGACCGAAGCGGCGGCAGCGGACCACGCCCTCATGCGACCCGATCGCGCCCATAGCGCGAACCCAGTGGCCGCCAAGAAGCCTAGGACACTGGGCAGGTTCATGCTTGAATACAGCCTTGCGAACCCGAGCGCGTCAGTGATCCGCTTGGGGTGAGTAATCGAGGACGTGTCGATTCCCAGTCCGACTTGGATTGCGTGAGCCCCAGAGTAGATGACGGACGCGACAATGAGCGTACAGAGCAGGATTCTCACCTCGGTCGAGTCCCGGAAGACAAGCGCGACGACGACAATGAGCCAGATCGTCAGCAGGTCTCGCCCGAAAAGGATCGCCTTGAACACGGGGGTGCCCTGCGAGGCCCCGGTCGCCACACCGATCACCCACGCCACGGTAAACACGAGAAGCATGACGATCATCCAACGCGGAACCAGCCCCCTCAGGGCTCCAGGACGTTGAACAAGCTCATACATCCCGATGCCGAACAGCACGAGCAGTATGGGGTCCGTGTAGTTGAATGAGCCCGACAGGTTCAGCGCAGCCAGGTCGACAAATGGGATGCCATTGACTAGCGCTATGAGTAGCACCGCCGTGAAGACGACTCGAACTCTTCGCTGCGCGACAAGCAGAGGAGTCGCCAGCAACAGCGCAATGATCACCCCGACCGACGTCCCGCCGACAGCGACAGCGACTCCCAGAACCAGGCTCGCCACGATTACGAACGCCGGAAGGTATCTCGTCTGATTCAGACCGTCAGGCACCGACAACTCCTCGCCGCCGGAACAGCACCGACCTGAGCTGCGTCAGATTCAACAGAGCGCCGGCCGCGTATGCAACTGACGAAGCAGCAGCAGCGCCCATGCCGCCGTACTTGGGAGCCAAAGCGACCAGCAGGAGCATGTCGACTACCAGAGACACGCCGACGACGCGGCCGGCCAGCCACGGCCGACCCATTACGACGTTCACATAGCTGGTACTGACATAGCAGGTGCTGAACAGGACGAATCCCGGGATCAAGACCCACAACATGGGAACCGTTGCGGCGTACTTTGGCCCGAGCACGAATGGCACGACCACCCACGCGGCCGGAACAGCGATGACTCCCAGTCCGAGTGCGACCAGAAAGGCAACGCCCATGCCGCGTCGCAATAGGGAGTCCGGGTCTGCCTCAGGATCGCCGTACCTGCTCGTCAGTGCCTGGCCTAGAGCGGAGGGCGCCATCGCCAACGCAGAAACACCGAGTGCCGCCATCGAATACAGACCCACCTGAGCCGGTGGTGACCAAAGGCCGAGAAGGAAGACGTCCAGTCGCAGGTTCGCCAACCCCAACACGATGCCGGGAAACGCAGCCAACGATAGGTGCAAGAGTTCCCTTACATGCGACCTCGAAGGTCGCGCACCAACATGTGAGAGCAGCAGCAACGCCACCCAACCGACTAGCGCACCGGTTCCCTGCGCCGCAATCCAGATGGCTATCGCCACAGACGCAGTCGCCGCGCCCGAGCTTGCTGCAATCGTATACGCGACCACTTGGATCACGCCGGTCACCAACGCGTTGGCCACCGAAGTCCATAGCTCACCCGCGCCGATGGCCACACTTGTCTGGAACGTCGACAGAAGGGTCATGGCGATTGCAAGCGGCAGCCACGCCGAGACAACGACAAGATCGCTCGGTATCCAAGGCGCGATGGCCAGCCGCGCGGCAAACGCCACCACCCAAACCGCCACCACCATCGTCGCAGCAATCAGCGCAGCACCCCGCACGCCCAGAGCACGCCGAGCCACTAGCGCCGAGATGCCGACGCCGGCCCCGAGGCTCAAGACCGCAGCCCCGATGTAGCCACCGGATGTCAGCATGGATAGGACGCCTCGGCCAGCGGGCCCCAGCCAACGTGCCGTGATTGCCGCCGCCAGTATGGAAAGCCCGAGCTGGACTCCTTGGCCGCCGAACGAGAGCAGGGCGTTCGAACGCGTTCTCGACCAGACTCGTCGCCCTCGCGTTATCGCCACAGACCGACCACCTGGCTAGCCAATCCCCAGCCCATATACTGGTCCAGGAAGTAGAGAACAATCGCGAGGATGGCAATCACGAGCAAGAACGCCAGCACCCCCGTCAGGATCCGCCCAAGTGCCGAGGCGAAACGACGGCCGGCGCTCTGCTCGGGAGCCCACTCCGCTTGGCCACTTTGCTCGCCGTCGGAGCCTTCGGCCTTGCCCTTCTTGCCGCCTCGAAGCGCTCCGTCCGAGGCTTGACTGTAGTAGCTGGAGTAGTAGTAGGCATTGCCGTAGTAGCCGTAGCCACTCGTGCCGGCCTTGCTCTCGTCCAGCCCCCACACGACGACGCCGGTCGTGTGTGCGCCGACCTGTGCAAGAAGCTCCGTCGCCTTGCGCGCGGCATCTCTAGTGGTGACGCCCGCCTTCGAGACGAGAACGACGCCATCCGCCCAGCGAGCCACAGCCGCAGGATCGGCAACGGCCAGCAGCGGAGGACTGTCGATGATGACCCACTCGCCCCACTCGCCCAAAGCCTTGATGACCTCTTCCATCTTGGTTGAGCCCAGCAACTCCGAAGGATTAGGCGGCATCTTGCCTGCCGTCAGCACCAGCAGTTGCTCGTCGCCCGGACGCTGCAGCGCAGCCTTGAGCGAGTGCGTGCCGAGCAGGACCTCGGACAGGCCAACCATGTTGTTCACGTTGAAGAACTGCTGGGTAGTCGGCCGACGGAAATCGACTGAGACTAGGGTGACTCGCTTGCCGGCCTGTGCCAGCGCGGCCGCGAGGTTGGCCGCCACCGTGGACTTGCCCTCGTTGGGAGCCGCCGAGGTGACAAGCAATGTCTTCATGTCATGCTGGAAGTTCACGAACTCCAGCGAGTTGCGAAGTGCGCGGTACGCCTCAGACGTGGAGGAGCCTGGCGCCTCCACGATGGCTAGGCGCCGCTTCTCACCCTTCTCCAACTTGTCCACCGGAATCGTGCCGAGAACAGGGGCGCCGAAGTACTTCTCAACCTCGTCCGTTGACTTGAGCGTGTTGTCGAGATACTCGTAGAGAAACGCCATCCCAAGCCCGAACACGAGGCCTACCAGCAGTCCAATACCCGCGTCACGCGCGGGCTTGGGCGAGATGGCCCGGTCGTCTGGGACCGCAGGACTCACGACTCGGCCCGGACCGGTCTCGAGTTGTTTGTTAATCTCGAGCGTTTCTAGCTTCTCGGCGAGCGTCGAATAGGTGCCCGTGGCAATCTGAAGTTCAGCCGAGA
This region of Coriobacteriia bacterium genomic DNA includes:
- a CDS encoding chitobiase/beta-hexosaminidase C-terminal domain-containing protein translates to SASTTYTAPFLVSGEGTNTIQYASTDGAGNVEATKTALVRIDRVAPTVGDNAPVGWTNTFPTILLSSADSGSGTASMLYSTDLSDPSRPYTPAGVVPSSEGTTTLRYKAIDAVGNVSATASATVLVDRTPPVTSDDATSGWVTGARGLHLRASDALSGVAFTECSIDGAPLTTQVGPVFVAGDGAHNVRYRSTDVADNVEQLRSTQVYIDSTPPSSSCNASATYTTTATISIVSTDALSGVAKTEYALDDQAWTTGSTLTTSAFGSHILHYRAVDVAGNVEATEAASFAIYTTKRFENTDPGITYQGGWTTNLSSSRSGGDWAYTNIAGTSAYMTFRGTAIQLISSIGSGFGIAKVTLDGTNSTLVDFYSPTSKHQQVCWTATKLAERNHTLKIEWTGTHNAASTSPAFGIDAFDITGLPVPDVTPPVTTSDASGAWRSTPATVTLTATDTDTFVRSTRYSINGSAGTTYTAPFAVSSEGTTTIQYASTDGAGNVEATKTALVRIDRVAPVSSVDATSGYVTTATINITPVDAGSGTAASQYSLDGSSWTTGSVVTTTTSGSHTLNYRSIDNLGNTEATKTAAFTVYSVSRFENTDPRIYYQGAWSINSSTLRSGGDWAFTNLSGTATYMTFHGMSASLISSKGPAYGIARVTLDSAETTMVDFYSSTSKHQQVVWDSGMLQNGDHTIKVEWTGTQNVLSSRPDFGIDAFDIAGAPVAHTTPPVTTATYQTAWQKAPAILSLSATDTGNFVRGIRYGINGSINTTYTAPLSFTADGQYNVYFRATDGAGNVEATKTALVRVDNTPPVTSTNATGVFNAVAPITLTASDSASGVSSTSYSLDGGGWKTGTSLSVNTTGTHTLAYASVDKAGNAEATKTASFTVASLTRIENTDPTIVFVGSWTTALSSLRSGGSWAYTTTNGSTATLKFSGTSVVLITTTGSSWGIASITVDGGTPYQVDLYTTASAHQKAVWSLVGLTNGPHTVTVAQSGLKNPLSSGYGIGVDAFDISGTTLAP
- a CDS encoding GDP-mannose 4,6-dehydratase, with the protein product MTKTAFITGAAGFIGSTLADTLLERGWRVIGIDSFEDYYPRFFKNRNVVQAQGNPGYTLHEISLLDLEGGADNELIRRELARADVVFHLAAQAGVRASWGSEFRTYTENNVNATQLLLEACREAELQRVVYASSSSVYGNTLDLPMREESRCQPFSPYGVTKLAAEHLCHLYWENFGLPAVSVRFFTVFGPRQRPDMGFHRFIKAGLEGRPIGVYGDGTQTRDFTFVGDIVEGLIAAGESKSGTLFNLAGGHRVTLLETLGVIGEELGSPLELKFTGSQSGDVADTWGSLDRAREELGYEPMVQLREGVASEIAWMREMMADPAYAAATSG
- a CDS encoding WecB/TagA/CpsF family glycosyltransferase → MTERSLLFGVPIDLETFPQAVEHCTALIAERRPVQHVVINAGKVVMMQDQPQLRDAVAGCEVIHADGQSIVWAGRLAGLAVPERVAGIDLMQALLGVCEESGWPVYFLGATDDVLTRFVTVVQERYPKLTIAGHRNGYFTDDAAVADAIAQSGARVLFVGISSPRKELLLRDHLAEMGRVFAMGVGGSFDVLSGMTPRAPIWMQRSGLEWFFRLIQEPRRLASRYIVGNSRFAVLAAREAVAQRTARTHTADANTKEGLG
- a CDS encoding glycosyltransferase family 2 protein, yielding MSDPIAHAGVDPIQLSVVVVAYHSDRVIGDCLASVSKALPDAQVIVVDNGSEKSEDQLLTIARSASVTTISGQGNIGFGAACNLGARHATNESLLFLNPDARVDSCGRADLEETLRCEPLGIVAPVFVGVDGGRHCVVRPFSRLLPELAKHTVGNVTPRWFRPRQRSVQSGQEGWVSGAALIVQKSEFLSAGGFDERYFLYYEDQDLSRRYLLRGFPVRPTAALAIIHDSSTSSSATDASAIALSAAWLSWVQYVALWRSERTASKVARVGASLQLGILELVGLVAGVSRSARMGRKLALLAAEREFVGRSIEATEGAVLPAILYPEARRALGADRSHERRSWADQAALSAARLARPGYDPFDAMRSPWLRAAAGKNARARQLCVQLRKRGLLPLSAPLGIKPFRMAKTLGCRLSAIARLRCANIVDNTGVRAAADDLLSDRALARDPSGGWGYEFDVQTRWAFYPQGSANIIATLFVTRGLAEAGLATEDESLLDEATKGARYMLENLRVSNTTGDYFQYAPGSSALIHNANLLAAGVVASVGRITGRDEWVAEALHCASVSLEAVRADGLWAYGQVDGLEWVDNFHTAYPLDGVMLLWLATGDEKLRTIVQRGVRTWSAEFFGADGTPYYHREHHRPYDIHSAATAVDVAARMTAVGIDTGGLAGRVALWSETNLCDHVTGETRYQTGVLIGGKRHFLRWGEAHWALGLSSLVLAEAGVLPPLEAHLMRNASSS